A section of the Acomys russatus chromosome 10, mAcoRus1.1, whole genome shotgun sequence genome encodes:
- the Tmub1 gene encoding transmembrane and ubiquitin-like domain-containing protein 1, producing the protein MALIEGVGDEVTVLFAVLACLLVLALAWVSTHTTESTDTLPQASGTTTPAQPSEAMAAMDGIREEAPEAESPSLRHRGPAAQPEPDTGATATRPPDSPQEPLVLRLKFLNDSEQVARAWPQDTIGSLKRTQFPGREQQVRLIYQGQLLGDDTQTLGSLHLPPNCVLHCHVSTRVGPPHAPCPPGSEPGPSGLEIGSLLLPLLLLLLLLLWYCQIQYRPFFPLTATLGLAGFTLLLSLLAFAMYRP; encoded by the exons ATGGCCTTGATCGAAGGGGTAGGTGATGAAGTGACTGTCCTTTTTGCGGTGCTTGCCTGCCTTCTGGTGCTAGCCCTCGCCTGGGTCTCGACACATACCACTGAGAGTACAGACACCCTGCCACAGGCATCAGGGACCACAACACCAGCACAGCCAAGCGAAGCCATGGCGGCCATGGACGGCATCAGAGAAGAGGCCCCAGAAGCTGAGAGCCCCAGCCTGAGGCACAGAGGTCCAGCTGCACAGCCAGAGCCGGACACAGGGGCCACAGCAACAAGACCCCCGGACTCTCCGCAGGAACCCCTAGTGCTGCGGTTGAAATTTCTCAATGACTCAGAGCAGGTGGCCAGGGCCTGGCCTCAGGACACCATTGGCTCCCTGAAAAG GACCCAATTTCCGGGCCGGGAACAGCAGGTTCGACTCATCTACCAAGGCCAACTGCTAGGAGACGACACCCAAACACTGGGCAGCCTCCACCTACCCCCCAACTGCGTTCTCCACTGCCACGTGTCCACGAGAGTCGGTCCCCCACATGCCCCCTGCCCACCGGGGTCAGAGCCCGGCCCCTCCGGGCTGGAAATCGGCAGCcttctgctgcccctgctgcttcTGTTGCTGCTCCTGCTCTGGTACTGCCAGATCCAGTACCGGCCCTTCTTTCCCCTGACCGCCACCCTGGGACTGGCCGGCTTCACCCTGCTCCTCAGTCTCCTGGCGTTTGCCATGTATCGCCCGTAG